The Caenorhabditis elegans chromosome II genome has a segment encoding these proteins:
- the EEED8.15 gene encoding PHR domain-containing protein (Confirmed by transcript evidence), translated as MSSHSRSSSDSSFEFVKEDGESQVAKMALKMEQRSKEVQDALDILSINGDVSSDEEAVSVKEESSDEAGVNTSQEVIQNDDTEESEKSETISREVSNTDEFGIGNNVGFTAKVDDLIEKIAEAVKDQQISETTEIRYSDPLGALEPLVGEPNEIEKSELLSEIRQLRSEIEEMKETEVKQNSTIRLLKLKFDEIDERERQKELQRYTPIATGICGAWRLSEINKYNETLKTRGVSFPNRLKTLAAYTVYNFDGTYLKSHNQVFCKTFNSGCLKLGTHEITGGIVVSTFIYRNKMITIWKNKDGTSCVRKERYIKDGKLYNVHTNNSGERTIRIFERVQGKSDILYSIANVGGLYLKFW; from the exons ATGTCTTCGCATAGCCGATCATCCAGTGATTCGAGTTTTGAATTTGTGAAGGAAGATGGCGAATCTCAAGTGGCAAAGATGGCATTGAAAATGGAACAGAGGTCGAAGGAAGTTCAAGATGCTTTAGATATCCTTAGCATCAATGGAGATGTTTCTTCTGACGAAGAAGCAGTATCTGTAAAAGAAGAATCTTCTGATGAAGCGGGAGTTAACACTTCCCAAGAAGTTATTCAGAATGATGATactgaagaatctgaaaaatcggaaactaTATCTCGTGAAGTGTCCAACACCGATGAATTCGGGATTGGAAACAATGTGGGATTTACTGCAAAAGTTGATGatcttattgaaaaaatcgctGAAGCCGTTAAGGATCAACAAATATCAGAGACCACTGAAATTCGTTACAGTGATCCACTTGGGGCATTGGAACCTCTCGTGGGTGAACCcaacgaaattgaaaaatcagaacttttgtctgaaattcgcCAATTACGATCTGAAATCGAAGAGATGAAAGAAACGGAAGTGAAACAAAATTCAACG ataagACTTCTCAAACTGAAGTTCGACGAGATTGACGAAAGGGAGAGACAGAAGGAATTACAG cGTTACACTCCGATTGCAACTGGAATCTGCGGTGCTTGGCGGCTCTCCGAGATCAATAAGTATAATGAAACACTCAAAACCCGTGGAGTATCGTTCCCAAATCGTCTGAAAACTCTTGCTGCTTACACCGTATACAACTTCGATGGTACTTATCTGAAATCTCacaatcaagttttttgtaaaacgtTTAACAGTGGCTGTTTGAAACTTGGAACTCATGAGATAACCGGTGGAATTGTTGTATCAACCTTCATTTATAGAAATAAAATGATAACAATTTGGAAGAATAAAGATGGAACTTCTTGTGTAAGAAAGGAGAGATACATTAAAGATGGAAAATTGTACAATGTGCACACAAACAATTCCGGCGAAAGGACTATACGCATTTTTGAACGAGTTCAGGGAAAATCAGATATCTTGTACTCAATTGCAAACGTCGGAGGACTctatctcaaattttggtga
- the EEED8.2 gene encoding lipocalin/fatty-acid binding family protein (Confirmed by transcript evidence): MSLDSNSDTEFELVPKFQTQPTRGDAPKSPELEEVSTVSDLQDELKSLRLENKDLYSLMEQLKKDNDEMKKSLEKVMKNQAELGELEEIRAIEDDKRSEKLATELVAIRADCSSLNRSERECRYDIERIFAKLEEESFFSLHENPIQRTISGTWKVIKISNFDEFFAAQDISQFHALIIKNQCLYFKVNKHQVKTQSYHERSWKPRAREEIHYFNFPNSLGELYSVEKNKLILTVTQEENDKKKVISRVERSVVDGQMKEIWERNGVICERIFKKIPDQRDSRAYPRSIYGSESQNIYY, encoded by the exons ATGTCATTGGATTCTAATAGCGATACCGAATTCGAGCTTGTTCCAAAGTTTCAAACTCAACCGACTAGGGGTGATGCTCCAAAATCTCCGGAATTGGAAGAAGTATCTACTGTATCGGATCTGCAAGATGAATTGAAATCTCTTCGTTTGGAAAATAAAGACTTATACTCTTTGATGGAACAACTCAAGAAAGATAATGACGAAATGAAGAAATCTTTGGAAAAAGTGATGAAGAATCAGGCGGAACTTGGG gaactAGAAGAAATTCGAGCTATTGAGGATGATAAACGCAGTGAGAAACTGGCAACAGAGCTCGTAGCTATTCGAGCCGACTGCTCAAGCTTGAATCGCTCTGAAAGAGAGTGCAGATATGATATTGAAAGGATCTTTGCGAAACTT gaaGAAGAGTCATTCTTCAGTCTCCACGAGAATCCAATTCAACGAACAATCAGTGGAACTTGGAAAGTAATCAAGATCAGCAATTTCGATGAATTCTTTGCAGCTCAAGATATATCTCAATTCCATGCTTTGATAATTAAGAATCAATGTTTGTACTTTAAAGTGAACAAACATCAAGTGAAAACTCAATCGTACCATGAAAGAAGTTGGAAGCCACGTGCAAGAGAAGAAAtccattattttaattttccgaattcCCTGGGAGAATTGTATTCTGTGGAGAAGAATAAGTTGATTCTAACTGTAACACAAGaagaaaatgataagaaaaaagtgatttctCGAGTTGAGAGATCGGTTGTCGATGGACAAATGAAAGAAATCTGGGAGAGAAATGGAGTCATTTGCGAGAGAATCTTCAAGAAG attcctgaCCAGAGAGACTCACGTGCTTACCCAAGAAGCATCTACGGATCGGAGAGCCAGAATATTtattattaa